Genomic DNA from Candidatus Hydrogenedens sp.:
GCAATAAGAAATAGCTTATTTCCTATTCTTGTCTTTACTACTTTCATTTTAACATGCACAATTTCAGCTGAGGATACCGTTCGGCTTTACTATTGGGGTAATGAGTTGGATTTCTTCGTTGGGGAAATGGTGCGTGACTTTGAACACCTTTACAATGGTATCAACAGAAAACCGAAGATAAAAGTAGTCATGGGGCAAAGTGCATCACTCAATAAGACAGATGACCCACAACGACTACTTTGTGCAGTGGCAGGAGGAGACCCACCTGATGTCGTATTTTTCGACCGATTCGCAGTAGCACAATGGGCTTCACGCGGTGCATTTTTATGTTTGCAAAATTTCTATGAAGAAGACCTAAAAGAACGTCCAGATGACCCATGGACACTCAAAGAAGAATATTTCTTTCCACCATGCTGGAAGGAAAGTCAATATGAAGGCAAATTATATGCAATCCCATGTGATACAGATAATCGTGGGTTATACTACAATCTTGACCTCCTCGAAAAATATGCAGAACAACTTAAAGCCATTGGCTGTGTTGACCCTAATGACCCCAATAAAGTTGGACCACCACGCACATGGGAACAATTAAAAAAAGCATCTGTCATCATGACCGAGAAAGATGCCAGAGGTGATATAAAACAGATAGGCTTTATTCCTAACTTCGGCAATTCATGGCTCTATATCTATGGATGGCTCAATGGCGGTGAATTTATGAGCCCCGACGGTAAAATCTGCACTCTAAATAGCAAAGAAATCGTAGAAGCATTAGCCTACATGTCAGAATTATATGATATTATGGGCGGGGCTGATAAAGTTATGGCGTTTCAGTCCTCAATGTTAATAGGCGACCTTGACCCCTTTGTTGCAGGAAAGGTTGCAATGAAAATAGACGGTGACTTCGCAATGATTCCCATTGCCAATTCTCGACGTTCCATGCGATTCGGCGTTGTCCCTGCTCCCGCACCAGAGGGAAAACCACGAATTGGATGGACTGGCGGTTTCTCTTATGTTATCCCCGCAACAGCACGACATCCCAAAGAAGCCTGGCTATTCATCAAATATCTCATGTCAAAACGTGCTATACAAATACGAAATAATGCAGAAGCAGAAAAAGTGAAAGGTTCTGGTGCCATTTTTATACCACGGATGAGTGCTCGTAGCGACCTAACACAATGGATTATGGAACATTATCTATATTCTGACCCATCCATCGAAAATACATTCAAGCAATCTATGCAAACTTTCGTATCCATGATGCCCGAAGCAAAGTATCGACCAGTTACGCCTGTTGGACAATTGCTCTGGAATGAACATGTTCGAGCTATGTGGGAAGGTATCTACAAAAAATATAGCCCCGATTATCTTGAAAATGCTAAACAAGCATTAGACCGAAGTACCCAAATCGTCCAGCAAGAATTAGACCGTATCCATAAACCCAAATACCACCCTACAATTTCATGGACACCTATTGTAATTGTATATGTTATTATAATACTCATTATTATTACTATAATTACTTACATTTTGTTCAAAAGGTCAAGTGCTAAAGGATATTTTAGAAAAGAATATTATGCAGGTTATTTCTTTGCAAGCCCTTGGTTCTTAGGTTTCCTTATTTTTGGTGGGGGTCCATTGTTATTTTCATTCATTATGAGTTTTTGTAATTATGATGTGCTTTCTCCGCCGAAATGGGTCGGATTTGAAAACTACCGATTCATGATAAGCGACCCTCTATTTTATAAGTCATTGTGGAATACAATTTATATGACCATAGGTGTGCCATTAGGTATGATTGTAAGTTTAGCTATCGCCTTGTTATTGCAACGGGAATGGAAAGGCATGGCAACGTATCGGACTATATTTTATCTCCCAGCAATTATGCCTGGCGTCGCTGCGTCCATTTTATGGTTATGGATTTTTAATCCTCAGGAAGGGATGATGAATGCAGTTCTTACCAAAGTAGGCATAGTAGGTCCTAATTGGCTTCAGGACCCTAATTGGTCTAAACCAGCCCTTATTATCATGGGGGTATGGTCTTCAGGTGGTAGTATGATTATATGGTTGGCAGGTTTGAAGACGATACCAGTGCAACTCTATGAAGCGGCGGAGATTGATGGTGCTGGTGCTATCCGTAAATTTTTCTACATTACTTTACCTATGTTAAGCCCTTACATACTGTTTAATCTTATTATGGGGTTCATTGGTACTTTCCAGATTTTCACTCAGGCATTTATTATGACTCAAGGTGGTCCCGTAGACTCAACTTTATTCTATGCGTATTACCTTTTCAATAACGGTTTCCAATATCTTCGCATGGGATATGCCTCAGCGTTAGCATGGATTTTATTTGGTATTATACTTGTTTTGACTATATTACAATTGAAAGTATCGCAAAAGTGGGTTTATTATGAACGTGAGCAATAAGCAAATTATCAAAATATGGCGATGGTTTCGCTTTGGTATCTATCATTGTCTCCTTCTATTAGGTGCCATTATGTTTTCTGCTCCGTTCGTATGGCTTATAGGAACGAGTTTTAAGTCGCCTGATGAACTTTATCCACCGAGCTGGTTTCCTCCTATCCCTGCACATGTGATAACATCACCCTATTTTGGAGCAAACGCGAATGAACTACCTATCCAACCTGTGGATGTTGATGATGAACGGTGGAAAACCTTTCTGGAAATAGGGCGAGATGCAGTTAAACAACGATTATACCTAATAAAAAACGATATTCCAGAATTTATCAAGCCTTATCTAAATGAACCGACCCTTACGGATGTTATCCTTGGTAGTCTATTTCGGAGAATGCCGAAAGAATTATGGAGTGATGAGCCTGAAAAATTTAGCACATGGATTTCTAATGAAATAAATATGGATACTGTAATAAATAATTTTGATATCGTTTATCGTCGTGTCGCAGTCGGAGAACTGTTAATAAAAACATGGGATGCGGAAACGTTTCGCATCGGAGATGCGGAAACATTACAATGGCACATTTATGGGACATGTGCTCAATTGGTGCCTCGACTAAGCTACTTCAGTCGGAAAGGGATTGAAATTCATTACGATTTTTCGAAAAGTAGCGAATTCACTATCGAAACAGTTGCAGATTGCAATATCTCCGCAGAGGACTTTAAAAAATTACGGCTTGGCTTACGAGGCGATAAGTCTTGGTTTACAGTCCTTGCAACTATTGACATCGGCGGAAAACGGTTTCAATCAACAGAGGCAGTATATCTCCAGTATGACCAGTGGCAAGATTGTCTTTGGCAAGTCGCAAGTGATGAAGATAAAAGTATTATGATGAAAAGTTGGTATACAGTAAAACAAATAGGCGATGCAACTGAAACCCCAAAAGATAAAATTCGGCTTCGCTTACACATAAAGAAAATTTCATATCCTATGGTTCTTGCTCGTAAAGCATGGGGTAATTATCGGGAAGTGCTAAGGGAAATACCACTCAAGAACTATGTTTATAACAGTCTGTTCTTGGTGGTAATGAATATCATAGGGCAGGTTTTTTCAGCATCGTTTGTAGCATACGCATTTGCAAGACTTCGCTGGCCTGGACGAGATTATTATTTTATCCTTATTTTAGCAACATTAATGATACCCGCACAGGTAACATTGGTTCCTGCCTTTTTAATCTGGAAAACATTAGGATTGTATAACACGTTAGTGCCTTTATGGGCAAGTTCTTTCTTTGGCAATGCTTTCTTTATTTTCCTGCTTCGACAGTTCATGTTAAGCATACCGAGAGATTTAGAGGATAGTGCGTTAATCGATGGATGCAGTTACTTAGGGATATACCGACATGTCATTTTACCTCTAATCAAGCCAGCATTAGCCACGGTTGCCATCTTTACCTTCCTATGGGTTTGGAATGATTTCATGGGACCTTTAGTATTCCTAACCGACCAGGAAAAATACCCGCTGAGTTTGGGACTTTTTGCTTTACATGCAATGTTAATATGGTTTGCTCGATTCGAGTTAATGATGTCAGCATCTGTATTAATGACACTTCCAGTCATTGCTTTGTTTTTCTTTGCTCAACGACAGTTTATTCAGGGAATTACCTTGACTGGAATGAAGGGATAACCTGTAAGTGTTTAATAAATAATTAGTTAACAAAATGTTTCATGTGAAACATGCAGGTATATATAATAGGGTAAATGTTATGAGACAATGCCCCTATTGTATTATTTACCAGAAACTTATGAAAATGTTCCATGTGAAACAAACAGAAAAGTTTTTATTAGGAGAAAAATTATGCTAAAGAAATCGTTATTCACAAGAACCATTGTCATTACATTTTCTTTGATTGTATGCCACATCTCGGGATACTCATGGCAACACCACCCATTATTTACACGCGCAGTAATGGAAACGATGCCTGAGGTCGCAAATGCTTCCGCTGTACAGGCTGAATCATTAGAGAACTTCCTCATCGCAGAAGAGCAAGGATTAGCCCAAGTTTTAGCCAATGTCGAAGCGTGGGCACAGAAAAATGTCACTGCCTATGCACCTTGCCCAAATAATCTGGTCTTCACACCCACAGGAAGTGCACAAGACATTCGTCAACGCTTTTTCAACGCAATACGAATCAACCCCAACACAAAAACACCCCTTTATTACGTAGGATATGCAGACCAACCACCAGAAGGTAAAACACTTCTAAATATCAATGAAGTATGCATC
This window encodes:
- a CDS encoding extracellular solute-binding protein, coding for MRTKGSNIYKQLLAIRNSLFPILVFTTFILTCTISAEDTVRLYYWGNELDFFVGEMVRDFEHLYNGINRKPKIKVVMGQSASLNKTDDPQRLLCAVAGGDPPDVVFFDRFAVAQWASRGAFLCLQNFYEEDLKERPDDPWTLKEEYFFPPCWKESQYEGKLYAIPCDTDNRGLYYNLDLLEKYAEQLKAIGCVDPNDPNKVGPPRTWEQLKKASVIMTEKDARGDIKQIGFIPNFGNSWLYIYGWLNGGEFMSPDGKICTLNSKEIVEALAYMSELYDIMGGADKVMAFQSSMLIGDLDPFVAGKVAMKIDGDFAMIPIANSRRSMRFGVVPAPAPEGKPRIGWTGGFSYVIPATARHPKEAWLFIKYLMSKRAIQIRNNAEAEKVKGSGAIFIPRMSARSDLTQWIMEHYLYSDPSIENTFKQSMQTFVSMMPEAKYRPVTPVGQLLWNEHVRAMWEGIYKKYSPDYLENAKQALDRSTQIVQQELDRIHKPKYHPTISWTPIVIVYVIIILIIITIITYILFKRSSAKGYFRKEYYAGYFFASPWFLGFLIFGGGPLLFSFIMSFCNYDVLSPPKWVGFENYRFMISDPLFYKSLWNTIYMTIGVPLGMIVSLAIALLLQREWKGMATYRTIFYLPAIMPGVAASILWLWIFNPQEGMMNAVLTKVGIVGPNWLQDPNWSKPALIIMGVWSSGGSMIIWLAGLKTIPVQLYEAAEIDGAGAIRKFFYITLPMLSPYILFNLIMGFIGTFQIFTQAFIMTQGGPVDSTLFYAYYLFNNGFQYLRMGYASALAWILFGIILVLTILQLKVSQKWVYYEREQ
- a CDS encoding ABC transporter permease subunit yields the protein MNVSNKQIIKIWRWFRFGIYHCLLLLGAIMFSAPFVWLIGTSFKSPDELYPPSWFPPIPAHVITSPYFGANANELPIQPVDVDDERWKTFLEIGRDAVKQRLYLIKNDIPEFIKPYLNEPTLTDVILGSLFRRMPKELWSDEPEKFSTWISNEINMDTVINNFDIVYRRVAVGELLIKTWDAETFRIGDAETLQWHIYGTCAQLVPRLSYFSRKGIEIHYDFSKSSEFTIETVADCNISAEDFKKLRLGLRGDKSWFTVLATIDIGGKRFQSTEAVYLQYDQWQDCLWQVASDEDKSIMMKSWYTVKQIGDATETPKDKIRLRLHIKKISYPMVLARKAWGNYREVLREIPLKNYVYNSLFLVVMNIIGQVFSASFVAYAFARLRWPGRDYYFILILATLMIPAQVTLVPAFLIWKTLGLYNTLVPLWASSFFGNAFFIFLLRQFMLSIPRDLEDSALIDGCSYLGIYRHVILPLIKPALATVAIFTFLWVWNDFMGPLVFLTDQEKYPLSLGLFALHAMLIWFARFELMMSASVLMTLPVIALFFFAQRQFIQGITLTGMKG